From Synoicihabitans lomoniglobus, the proteins below share one genomic window:
- a CDS encoding class I adenylate-forming enzyme family protein, translated as MSLTLHEAWSRTVRAGPDAIALIDAETGRRWSRREIDDEAETWRRAHGDAITGRTVAFGERNGVAWLRVFIGLLKADAVAVPFDPGEPVGARMATAAAAGADWLDQDDALVAVAPHRRHRDGRRVVKLTSGSTGTPKPLRFTDAQILADGHSVVTAMGITGDDLNLGLIPWGHSYGLGNLIVPLLTQGTAIISGIAPLPHSIAEATARWQPTVFPAVPALLRALVDSTMAARDLASLRTVVTAGAPIPPEVAQAFHAKFARRVHSFYGSSETGGIAFDATGELAASGGGVGRPMPGVAVTFERGQRLRVAGPAVFTIGNRRPGTHLLADIAREDEHGGLVLLGRAGRFVKIAGRRLNLAEVEHALRGLPGVQDAWVTPHAQRSDALAGAIAVGTEAAPSTSPGAIREALRARLASWKIPKKLIVLPVFPLTARGKTDSRALRARLTP; from the coding sequence ATGAGCCTGACGTTGCATGAAGCCTGGTCGCGCACGGTGCGCGCGGGACCGGACGCCATCGCATTGATCGACGCGGAAACCGGTCGACGTTGGTCCCGCCGTGAAATCGACGATGAGGCCGAGACGTGGCGGCGCGCCCATGGCGACGCGATCACCGGTCGCACGGTGGCGTTTGGCGAGCGCAACGGCGTGGCCTGGCTGCGGGTGTTCATCGGTTTGTTGAAAGCCGACGCGGTGGCGGTTCCGTTCGATCCCGGCGAACCGGTCGGGGCTCGGATGGCGACAGCGGCGGCCGCCGGAGCCGACTGGCTGGACCAAGACGACGCGCTCGTCGCGGTGGCCCCGCATCGCCGACATCGCGATGGCCGTCGAGTGGTCAAGCTGACGTCCGGTTCAACGGGCACCCCCAAGCCACTGCGGTTTACCGATGCGCAAATATTGGCCGACGGTCACAGTGTGGTCACGGCGATGGGCATCACCGGTGACGATCTCAATCTCGGTCTCATTCCGTGGGGGCATTCCTACGGACTCGGCAATCTGATCGTGCCGCTGCTCACGCAAGGGACGGCCATTATCAGTGGCATTGCCCCGCTGCCGCATTCGATCGCGGAAGCGACGGCCCGTTGGCAGCCGACAGTCTTCCCGGCCGTTCCGGCGTTGTTGCGGGCGCTGGTGGACTCGACCATGGCGGCCCGCGATCTCGCGAGCTTGCGCACGGTAGTCACGGCGGGAGCGCCCATCCCGCCCGAAGTCGCGCAGGCGTTTCATGCCAAGTTTGCCCGCCGAGTGCACAGTTTCTACGGCTCGAGCGAAACCGGGGGAATCGCCTTCGATGCGACCGGCGAGCTGGCGGCGAGCGGCGGCGGGGTCGGACGACCGATGCCCGGAGTTGCCGTGACGTTTGAGCGCGGTCAACGGCTGCGGGTGGCCGGACCGGCGGTGTTCACCATCGGCAACCGGCGACCCGGCACGCACCTCCTGGCCGATATCGCGCGCGAGGACGAGCATGGTGGACTCGTGCTGCTCGGCCGCGCGGGCCGCTTCGTGAAAATTGCGGGGCGACGCCTGAATTTGGCGGAGGTCGAGCATGCCTTGCGCGGATTGCCGGGCGTGCAGGACGCGTGGGTCACGCCGCACGCACAACGCTCCGACGCGCTGGCAGGGGCTATCGCCGTGGGAACGGAAGCGGCCCCATCGACTTCGCCGGGCGCCATTCGCGAGGCGCTGCGCGCCCGATTGGCGTCGTGGAAGATCCCAAAAAAACTGATCGTGTTACCCGTCTTTCCGCTCACCGCACGCGGCAAAACCGATAGTCGAGCCCTGCGGGCCCGGCTCACGCCATAG
- a CDS encoding TVP38/TMEM64 family protein: MRDPSPTADSNTVVTLPPKRSRKRLLGVLVGLGAAAAIATLVAPPGLGAEIRAHANTAFDACRAAGPLPFFGAMALLPVFGFPLSPFTVTAGPLFGPTMGGGAVIACAALAVAINVALSYWISARLLRPTITRLVTWMGYRLPEISERSAWITTLIVRIVPGPPFFLQSYLLGLMRVRFSIYLLISTLVPLGYIACLVLFGDAIARRDPMAAVGAGALLLVVGTLIHVVRRRLTPKA, from the coding sequence ATGCGCGACCCCTCTCCCACCGCCGATTCAAATACCGTTGTAACCCTTCCCCCTAAACGTTCCCGGAAGCGTCTGCTGGGGGTGCTGGTCGGGCTTGGAGCCGCTGCGGCGATCGCCACCCTCGTCGCTCCTCCCGGCCTGGGGGCGGAAATTCGTGCCCACGCCAACACCGCGTTTGATGCCTGCCGGGCGGCTGGTCCCCTGCCTTTTTTCGGGGCGATGGCGTTGTTGCCAGTCTTCGGTTTTCCGTTGTCCCCGTTCACGGTCACGGCGGGACCGCTGTTTGGTCCGACCATGGGTGGCGGTGCTGTGATCGCCTGCGCTGCGCTGGCCGTGGCAATCAACGTCGCCCTGTCGTATTGGATCTCCGCCCGGTTGCTGCGCCCGACGATCACGCGGCTGGTGACATGGATGGGCTATCGCCTGCCCGAAATCAGCGAGCGATCCGCGTGGATCACGACGTTGATCGTGCGAATCGTGCCCGGACCGCCTTTCTTTTTGCAGAGCTACCTGCTGGGTTTGATGCGGGTGCGATTCAGCATCTACCTGCTCATCTCAACGCTGGTGCCGCTGGGCTACATCGCGTGCTTGGTGCTGTTTGGCGACGCCATCGCCCGCCGGGATCCCATGGCCGCCGTGGGCGCGGGGGCGCTGTTACTGGTCGTCGGCACACTGATTCACGTCGTGCGCCGACGGTTGACCCCGAAAGCGTGA
- a CDS encoding polysaccharide deacetylase family protein: MRSSFLWAILLTKLAGVVGWWVMPPGVAAVLFFGPDFAVVYQLLVPSSQQLCQVVRRFETSRREIWLTIDDGPDSEDTPRILDLLDQHGARATFFMIGARAERYPGLVAEVVRRGHDVGCHTYSHPVGTFWCAGPRETERQIVDGLRALGAAAAAARTFRAPVGIKSLFLARVLERHDLRCVGWDVRAFDARARHPDPVAVRVLRRVRPGAIILMHEGPQMFPATRVNALALVLKGLRDQGYACVVPPAAKWR; encoded by the coding sequence ATGCGGTCCTCTTTCCTTTGGGCAATTCTTCTGACCAAACTGGCCGGTGTGGTGGGCTGGTGGGTCATGCCTCCGGGGGTCGCGGCGGTGCTTTTCTTCGGACCGGATTTTGCGGTGGTTTACCAATTGCTGGTTCCGTCGAGTCAGCAGTTGTGCCAAGTAGTCCGTCGATTCGAAACGTCGCGTCGGGAGATCTGGTTGACCATCGACGACGGACCGGATTCCGAGGATACGCCGCGGATACTCGACCTGCTGGACCAGCACGGCGCTCGGGCGACGTTTTTCATGATCGGTGCCCGGGCGGAGCGTTACCCGGGGTTGGTGGCGGAAGTGGTGCGGCGCGGTCACGACGTGGGTTGCCACACCTATTCGCATCCGGTCGGCACATTTTGGTGTGCCGGTCCGCGGGAAACGGAGCGGCAGATTGTGGATGGGCTCAGGGCTCTGGGGGCGGCCGCTGCGGCAGCGAGAACGTTTCGAGCCCCTGTAGGCATCAAGTCACTCTTTTTGGCGCGGGTGCTGGAGCGACATGATCTTCGTTGCGTGGGGTGGGACGTGCGCGCCTTCGATGCCCGAGCCCGCCATCCCGATCCGGTGGCGGTGCGGGTGCTCCGGCGGGTGCGTCCGGGCGCCATTATATTGATGCACGAAGGGCCGCAGATGTTTCCGGCGACACGTGTCAACGCCTTGGCGTTGGTCTTGAAGGGACTTCGGGATCAGGGATATGCCTGCGTTGTGCCGCCGGCCGCGAAGTGGCGGTAA
- a CDS encoding acyloxyacyl hydrolase, whose translation MQFFYRTVILGFALTAALRAADEVEVPPWSIGTISTETGMLWQIGTGTPLSYRLVPTQIAWRSGAIVSHAFANGSRVVLRHRFGLIGTWVQQGPESFYAGLTASPSIEWWDKSGTWALYAGSGGGAGVIDSRGVRGGQGQDFTFNWFIRGGVERVVSRNYTVTAGILYQHMSNGGQTDPNPGIDALGFTLGVSRSY comes from the coding sequence ATGCAATTTTTCTACCGAACGGTGATCCTGGGGTTCGCGCTGACGGCGGCGCTGCGCGCTGCCGATGAGGTTGAAGTGCCGCCGTGGTCGATCGGAACCATCAGCACGGAGACCGGGATGCTCTGGCAGATCGGCACGGGCACCCCGCTTTCCTATCGCTTGGTCCCGACCCAAATCGCCTGGCGATCGGGAGCGATAGTTTCCCATGCGTTCGCGAACGGCTCGCGCGTGGTGTTGCGCCATCGCTTCGGGCTGATCGGCACGTGGGTGCAGCAAGGGCCGGAGTCCTTTTATGCCGGATTGACGGCGTCACCTTCGATCGAGTGGTGGGATAAATCCGGCACGTGGGCGCTCTATGCGGGTTCGGGCGGTGGGGCGGGGGTGATTGATTCGCGGGGGGTGCGCGGGGGTCAGGGGCAGGATTTCACGTTCAACTGGTTTATCCGGGGCGGAGTGGAGCGGGTGGTGTCGCGAAATTACACTGTGACCGCAGGCATCCTCTACCAACATATGTCCAATGGCGGGCAAACTGATCCCAACCCCGGGATCGACGCCCTGGGGTTCACCCTCGGGGTTTCGCGATCGTATTGA
- a CDS encoding GMC oxidoreductase, translating into MTPSTKGKAAHTYDAIVVGSGISGGWAAKELTEKGLKTLVLERGRDVKHGEYPTAMMDSWEFEGRNRRTPEQEARQLKQARTGYTTSPTSAHWFVDDIDNPYSEDQPFDWMRGYHTGGRSLMWGRHSYRWSDLDFEANARDGHGVDWPIRYADVAPWYDYVEQWVGINGTREGLSQLPDGQFQPAMPLNVVEAHVQKRVAAHFSDRILTNGRIANLTEAKPGRAPCQYRNRCMRGCPFGAYFSSNSSTLPAAYATGNLTLRPFSIVHELIYDADSGRATGVRIVDAETHETFDYYAKVIFLCASAIASTSILLKSKSDRFSDGFGNDSGELGHNLMDHHFRVGGSGLIDGFNDRYYKGRRPGSFYIPRFRNVSAATKHSDFLRGYGFQGSGSRQNWSRGIAELERFGADFKADLIEPGPWRVGMTAFGEHLPQHANRLYLNEDLRDKWGQPTVTFDCGYGENEANMRQDMAVATVEILEAAGARDISTYDAPNSNPGLSIHEMGTARMGRDARTSVLNAHNQVHAAPNVYVTDGACMTSSSCVNPSLTYMALTARAVDHAVGELTKMNL; encoded by the coding sequence ATGACTCCATCCACCAAAGGCAAAGCGGCGCATACTTATGACGCCATCGTAGTAGGCTCCGGCATCAGTGGCGGCTGGGCCGCCAAAGAACTGACCGAAAAGGGTCTCAAAACCCTCGTGCTGGAGCGCGGGCGCGACGTCAAACACGGCGAGTATCCCACCGCCATGATGGACTCGTGGGAATTCGAGGGCCGCAATCGCCGCACACCGGAACAGGAGGCCCGCCAACTCAAGCAGGCGCGCACCGGCTACACCACCAGCCCGACTTCCGCGCATTGGTTTGTCGACGACATCGACAACCCTTACTCCGAGGACCAGCCGTTCGACTGGATGCGAGGCTACCATACGGGCGGTCGCTCCCTCATGTGGGGTCGCCATTCCTACCGGTGGAGTGATCTTGATTTCGAAGCCAACGCCCGCGACGGCCATGGCGTCGACTGGCCCATCCGCTACGCCGACGTCGCCCCATGGTATGACTACGTGGAGCAATGGGTCGGGATCAACGGCACGCGCGAAGGGTTGTCGCAGTTGCCCGACGGCCAGTTCCAGCCCGCCATGCCTCTCAACGTCGTGGAAGCTCACGTGCAAAAACGCGTGGCCGCCCACTTCTCCGACCGCATCCTGACCAACGGCCGGATCGCCAATCTCACCGAGGCCAAACCCGGCCGCGCCCCCTGCCAATACCGCAACCGCTGCATGCGCGGATGTCCCTTTGGCGCCTATTTTTCCAGCAACAGCTCCACGCTGCCCGCCGCCTACGCCACCGGTAATCTCACGCTGCGTCCGTTCTCGATCGTTCACGAGCTCATCTACGACGCCGACTCCGGCCGCGCCACCGGCGTGCGCATCGTCGATGCCGAGACGCACGAGACCTTCGACTACTACGCCAAAGTCATCTTCCTGTGCGCCTCCGCCATCGCATCGACCTCGATCCTGCTGAAGTCGAAATCCGATCGTTTCTCGGACGGCTTCGGCAACGACTCGGGCGAGCTCGGTCACAACCTCATGGACCATCACTTCCGGGTTGGCGGGTCTGGCCTCATCGACGGCTTCAACGACCGTTACTACAAGGGTCGTCGCCCGGGGAGCTTCTACATTCCCCGCTTCCGCAATGTCAGCGCCGCCACCAAGCATTCCGACTTCCTGCGCGGCTACGGCTTCCAAGGCAGCGGTTCCCGCCAAAACTGGTCGCGGGGCATCGCCGAACTCGAACGCTTCGGGGCCGATTTCAAGGCCGACCTCATCGAACCCGGCCCCTGGCGCGTTGGCATGACCGCGTTTGGCGAACATCTGCCCCAGCACGCCAACCGCCTTTATCTCAACGAAGACCTGCGCGACAAGTGGGGCCAGCCCACCGTCACGTTCGATTGCGGCTACGGGGAAAACGAAGCGAACATGCGCCAGGACATGGCGGTCGCCACCGTCGAGATCCTCGAGGCCGCCGGAGCCCGGGACATTTCCACCTACGACGCGCCCAACAGCAACCCCGGCCTGAGTATCCACGAAATGGGCACAGCCCGCATGGGTCGGGATGCCCGGACCTCCGTGCTCAACGCGCACAACCAAGTCCACGCCGCCCCCAACGTCTACGTGACCGACGGCGCCTGCATGACCTCGTCATCCTGCGTCAACCCGAGCCTCACCTACATGGCCCTCACCGCCCGCGCCGTCGACCACGCCGTCGGCGAACTCACCAAGATGAACCTGTAA
- a CDS encoding gluconate 2-dehydrogenase subunit 3 family protein, with amino-acid sequence MNRREALKRTALLLGVAAHPAAITRALAQAARTDSGRYLTTGQFATVSAMADRILPATDTPGALDADVPLFVDTIYGRFMHDDEATSFAQGLENVNRASRSALGAPFAQLTPDQADAQLQALIERETERGFWRQLRALVLQGFFTSEVGAKQVLNYDPVPGRYDPDMPVSEVNNIAWAEG; translated from the coding sequence ATGAATCGTCGCGAAGCTCTCAAACGCACCGCCCTGCTGCTCGGGGTCGCCGCCCACCCGGCCGCCATCACCCGCGCCCTCGCGCAAGCCGCTCGAACCGACAGCGGTCGCTACCTCACCACCGGTCAGTTTGCCACCGTCAGCGCGATGGCCGACCGCATCCTGCCCGCGACCGATACGCCCGGCGCGCTCGACGCCGACGTGCCCTTATTCGTCGATACGATCTACGGCCGTTTCATGCATGACGACGAAGCGACCTCCTTCGCCCAGGGGTTGGAAAACGTCAACCGCGCCAGCCGGTCCGCCCTCGGCGCGCCGTTTGCGCAACTCACGCCGGATCAGGCCGATGCCCAACTCCAGGCGTTGATCGAGCGTGAGACCGAACGCGGCTTCTGGCGGCAGTTGCGCGCATTGGTCCTCCAGGGTTTCTTCACCTCCGAAGTCGGCGCCAAACAAGTCCTCAACTACGACCCCGTCCCCGGTCGCTACGACCCGGACATGCCCGTCTCCGAGGTCAACAACATCGCCTGGGCCGAGGGTTGA
- a CDS encoding energy transducer TonB, whose translation MPRLLPSLRLLLTLCLLAVAGRTVAADEPAEEKNAEPRNTIEVAGVLYPVYEIRKEAKPLQQFKVYSPRRAKKEGRGGTVLIGALIDRQGGVMQMQIAMSNAEADIEEAALKSVRKWIFPVQHVDGRAIAYAVMVPIVVDNTPHFGPQR comes from the coding sequence ATGCCTCGCCTTTTGCCTTCGTTACGACTTCTGCTCACCCTTTGCCTGCTTGCCGTTGCCGGGCGCACGGTTGCAGCCGATGAACCTGCCGAGGAGAAAAACGCGGAGCCGCGCAACACCATCGAGGTCGCGGGCGTGTTGTATCCGGTCTACGAAATTCGCAAGGAAGCCAAGCCGCTGCAGCAGTTCAAAGTCTACTCGCCCCGCCGTGCGAAAAAGGAAGGTCGCGGCGGCACGGTTTTGATCGGTGCCCTCATTGATCGCCAGGGCGGTGTCATGCAGATGCAAATTGCCATGAGCAACGCCGAAGCCGACATCGAGGAGGCCGCGCTAAAATCAGTGCGGAAGTGGATCTTTCCCGTGCAGCACGTGGACGGTCGCGCCATCGCATACGCCGTGATGGTGCCCATCGTGGTCGACAACACCCCCCACTTTGGGCCGCAGCGCTAA
- a CDS encoding 3-oxoacyl-[acyl-carrier-protein] synthase III C-terminal domain-containing protein codes for MYLHALATANPILSLTQAECWNIARESAAVRDGLTRRSQLILRTILRGDSGVASRQFGVSEIERIFDLDTDELNAEFRRAAPELAHAALAPALAQAGLAPTDLDALVICTCTGYLCPGVTSYVAEQLGLRPDAYLQDLAGLGCGAAIPALRSVDGILARNPDAVVACVAVEVCSAAFYLDDDPGVIISACLFGDGAAATIWRGQPGPTGLRCHGFDTLHDPANRDQIRFEHRNGKLRNLLTSTVPELAAHAVADLHARTVASAPSARPITRIVPHSGGKDVIDAVAAKFPDHDLTPTREILRRHGNMSSPSVLFALEEALKTDVPTDTTDWWLVAFGAGFSAHSCRLGV; via the coding sequence ATGTATCTCCACGCTCTCGCCACCGCCAATCCCATCCTCTCGCTCACTCAAGCCGAATGCTGGAACATCGCCCGCGAATCGGCCGCCGTGCGCGATGGACTCACCCGCCGCAGCCAGCTCATCCTGCGCACGATTTTGCGCGGCGACTCCGGCGTGGCGTCCCGGCAATTCGGGGTGAGCGAGATCGAGCGTATCTTCGATTTGGATACTGACGAGCTCAACGCCGAGTTTCGCCGCGCGGCCCCCGAACTGGCGCACGCGGCACTGGCCCCCGCCCTCGCGCAAGCCGGCCTCGCCCCTACCGATCTCGACGCGCTCGTGATCTGCACGTGCACCGGCTACCTGTGCCCCGGCGTCACCAGCTACGTGGCCGAACAACTCGGGTTGCGACCGGACGCCTACCTGCAGGACCTGGCCGGACTCGGCTGTGGCGCCGCCATTCCGGCGCTGCGTTCGGTCGATGGCATCCTCGCTCGCAATCCCGACGCGGTCGTCGCGTGCGTCGCGGTGGAGGTGTGTTCCGCCGCGTTTTATCTCGATGACGACCCCGGCGTGATCATCAGCGCTTGTTTGTTCGGCGACGGCGCCGCCGCCACGATCTGGCGCGGTCAACCCGGACCGACGGGGCTGCGGTGTCATGGGTTCGACACGCTGCACGACCCCGCTAATCGCGATCAAATCCGCTTCGAACACCGCAACGGGAAACTGCGCAATTTACTCACATCGACCGTGCCGGAACTCGCCGCCCACGCCGTGGCCGATCTGCACGCGCGCACCGTCGCCTCCGCGCCATCCGCACGGCCCATCACCCGCATCGTTCCCCATTCCGGCGGCAAAGACGTGATCGACGCCGTGGCAGCCAAATTCCCTGATCACGACCTCACGCCCACCCGCGAGATCCTCCGACGTCACGGCAACATGAGCAGCCCCTCGGTGTTGTTTGCGCTGGAGGAAGCGTTAAAAACCGACGTCCCCACCGACACCACCGATTGGTGGCTCGTCGCCTTTGGCGCAGGCTTCAGCGCCCACAGTTGCCGCCTCGGGGTGTAG
- a CDS encoding nucleoside permease, whose protein sequence is MTTTPPVPTSVRLRLSVMMFLQFFIWGAWFVTLGTYLLSTREFTGTETAQAYSAMPWGTIVAPFVVGLIVDRFFAAEKVLAVLHFVGAGLLYYASTLHDPSTLFWALLAYACCYSPTLALVNTVSFHQLTDTKTQFPPIRVFGTLGWIAAGWIVGVMGLEAQATPLRIAAGCSVLLGGFSFLLPHTPPRAAGHKVAVSDVLGLPALALLKNRSFAVFVFSSLLLCIPLAFYYNFTNAFLNEQGVVNAAGKMTIGQMSEVAFMLIMPLCFARLGLKWMLLVGMAAWAARYGMFAAGASSQTFMLFYIGIALHGICYDFFFVTGQIYVDQAAPPETRASAQGFITLITYGVGMLIGTWLSGLVVDHHSTTLADVVTRDWTAIWMWPAGMATAVIVIFALAFKEPKATPPA, encoded by the coding sequence ATGACTACGACCCCGCCCGTTCCCACCTCCGTGCGCCTCCGGCTGTCGGTGATGATGTTTCTGCAATTCTTCATCTGGGGCGCGTGGTTCGTCACCCTCGGCACTTACCTGCTTTCGACGCGGGAATTCACCGGCACCGAAACCGCCCAAGCTTACAGCGCGATGCCGTGGGGCACGATCGTCGCGCCGTTTGTGGTCGGCCTGATTGTGGACCGGTTTTTCGCCGCCGAGAAAGTCCTCGCGGTGCTGCACTTCGTCGGCGCCGGTTTGCTCTACTACGCCTCCACGTTGCACGACCCGAGCACGTTGTTCTGGGCGTTGCTCGCCTACGCCTGCTGTTACAGCCCCACGTTGGCGTTGGTCAACACGGTCTCCTTTCACCAGCTCACCGATACCAAAACCCAATTTCCACCCATCCGCGTATTCGGCACGCTCGGCTGGATCGCGGCGGGCTGGATTGTCGGTGTGATGGGACTCGAAGCGCAGGCCACGCCCCTGCGCATCGCCGCCGGTTGCTCCGTCCTACTCGGCGGCTTTTCCTTCCTGTTGCCGCACACGCCGCCCCGCGCCGCCGGTCACAAGGTCGCTGTCTCCGACGTGCTCGGACTACCGGCCCTCGCGTTGCTGAAAAACCGCTCCTTCGCCGTCTTCGTATTCAGTTCGCTGCTACTCTGCATCCCGCTGGCGTTTTATTACAACTTCACCAACGCCTTTCTAAACGAACAAGGCGTCGTCAATGCCGCCGGCAAGATGACCATCGGGCAAATGTCCGAAGTCGCCTTCATGCTCATCATGCCGCTGTGCTTCGCCCGGCTCGGGCTCAAGTGGATGCTGCTCGTCGGTATGGCCGCGTGGGCCGCCCGCTACGGCATGTTTGCCGCCGGCGCGTCGAGCCAGACGTTCATGCTCTTCTACATCGGCATCGCGCTGCACGGCATCTGTTACGACTTCTTCTTCGTCACCGGTCAGATCTACGTCGATCAAGCCGCGCCACCGGAAACCCGCGCCAGCGCGCAGGGCTTCATCACCCTCATCACCTACGGCGTGGGCATGTTGATTGGCACGTGGTTGTCCGGCCTCGTGGTCGACCACCACAGCACCACGTTGGCCGACGTCGTCACGCGCGATTGGACCGCTATCTGGATGTGGCCCGCCGGCATGGCTACCGCCGTGATTGTCATCTTCGCCCTCGCCTTCAAAGAGCCAAAGGCCACGCCACCAGCGTAG
- a CDS encoding Gfo/Idh/MocA family protein, giving the protein MPRSTPSPRLGVGFVGSGFMTRFHLQSWQAVRDADVLGIWSPNADNAAATATFARELRLGDTQPYASITAMVADPAIDALWLCGPNHRRVENLEEIVAALKAGQGTLKGIACEKPLARNVAEARRCVELIREAGVLHAYLEDQLFTPALAKGHGLAWDRGAAISGRPYLARAAEEHSGPHSPWFWQGDLQGGGVLNDMMCHSVEVTRFLLTKPGAPRSSIRPVAITGHIHSLKWSRPEYATALTAAKGSAVDYTKRPSEDFARATIEYIDDAGNPLIGEVTTSWSYVGAGLRLSSELLGPEYSFSYNSLDSGAKLFLSREVTGPAGEDLVEKQNAEQGLLSIVGNEVAEYGYENENRHVVQAFLDGRTPALTFDDGLEVVEILMTAYMSAEQGRTIAWKPDDLADFVPAVARGAWNPRD; this is encoded by the coding sequence ATGCCTCGCTCCACCCCTTCTCCTCGCCTCGGTGTCGGCTTTGTCGGCAGCGGTTTCATGACCCGGTTTCACCTGCAATCCTGGCAAGCGGTCCGCGACGCCGATGTGCTCGGCATCTGGAGTCCCAACGCTGACAACGCCGCGGCCACCGCAACCTTCGCCCGCGAATTGCGCCTCGGCGACACGCAGCCCTATGCCTCCATCACCGCCATGGTGGCCGATCCTGCGATCGACGCGCTCTGGCTCTGCGGACCCAACCACCGGCGCGTTGAAAACCTGGAGGAAATCGTGGCCGCGCTCAAAGCCGGCCAAGGCACGCTCAAAGGCATCGCCTGCGAAAAACCCCTCGCCCGCAATGTCGCCGAAGCCCGCCGCTGTGTGGAACTCATCCGCGAGGCGGGCGTATTGCACGCGTATCTCGAGGACCAACTGTTCACCCCCGCCCTCGCCAAAGGTCATGGGCTCGCTTGGGATCGGGGCGCGGCCATTTCCGGTCGCCCCTACCTCGCCCGCGCCGCCGAGGAACACAGCGGCCCGCATTCGCCCTGGTTTTGGCAGGGCGACCTGCAGGGCGGCGGCGTGCTCAACGACATGATGTGCCACAGCGTGGAGGTAACGCGCTTCCTGCTCACCAAACCCGGCGCGCCACGCTCCAGTATTCGCCCCGTCGCCATCACCGGCCACATCCACAGTCTCAAATGGTCGCGCCCGGAATATGCCACCGCGCTTACTGCCGCCAAGGGCTCGGCCGTAGATTACACGAAGCGCCCTTCGGAGGATTTCGCCCGCGCCACCATCGAATACATCGACGACGCCGGTAACCCGCTCATCGGCGAAGTGACCACGTCATGGAGCTACGTCGGTGCCGGCCTGCGGCTCAGTTCCGAGCTCCTCGGCCCCGAGTATTCCTTCTCCTACAACTCCCTCGACAGCGGAGCCAAACTCTTCCTCAGCCGCGAAGTCACAGGACCCGCCGGCGAAGATCTGGTGGAGAAGCAAAACGCCGAACAAGGCTTACTCTCCATCGTCGGCAACGAGGTCGCCGAATACGGCTACGAGAACGAAAACCGCCACGTCGTGCAGGCCTTTCTCGACGGCCGCACTCCCGCGCTGACCTTTGATGACGGCCTCGAAGTCGTGGAGATTCTCATGACCGCCTACATGAGCGCCGAACAAGGCCGCACCATCGCGTGGAAACCCGACGACCTCGCTGACTTCGTCCCCGCCGTCGCCCGCGGGGCATGGAATCCACGAGACTGA
- a CDS encoding cupin domain-containing protein: protein MLPRTLFLVALVGSLSFWAGTHWATPAAAPEDLASAILRRADARLASGDWGKIQIYTPDDTPTFGTVSMLTAELEFLPGQQLQPPHQHADEEFQYIIEGTGTWTLNGEEIPIQPGDLMYSKPWDWHGLKNTGEVPLRFFVVKWRSKEAGD, encoded by the coding sequence ATGTTACCTCGCACCCTGTTTCTCGTCGCTCTCGTCGGTTCGCTTTCGTTTTGGGCCGGCACGCATTGGGCGACTCCCGCCGCGGCCCCGGAAGATCTCGCCAGCGCTATTCTGCGTCGCGCGGATGCCCGCTTGGCTTCCGGCGATTGGGGGAAGATTCAGATCTATACGCCAGACGACACCCCCACGTTTGGCACGGTAAGCATGCTGACGGCCGAACTGGAGTTTCTGCCGGGCCAGCAGCTCCAACCACCGCATCAGCATGCCGACGAGGAGTTTCAATACATCATCGAAGGCACTGGCACCTGGACGCTCAATGGCGAGGAGATCCCGATTCAGCCGGGCGATTTGATGTATTCAAAACCCTGGGACTGGCACGGGCTTAAAAACACCGGGGAAGTGCCGCTGCGTTTCTTCGTCGTGAAGTGGCGCAGCAAGGAGGCGGGTGATTGA